A region from the Aegilops tauschii subsp. strangulata cultivar AL8/78 chromosome 5, Aet v6.0, whole genome shotgun sequence genome encodes:
- the LOC109736305 gene encoding kxDL motif-containing protein LO9-177 has translation MEKQPGASPETAAAAAEVAAQFRSLVSAEDVESIKQAQHLILGRLQDSNAVLIHFNEYSEQCFAEVSSDLASKARLLKSMKDDLDHIFMKLRSMKSRLATTYPDAFPDGAMAKTMDQRPDLETPLE, from the exons ATGGAGAAGCAGCCGGGGGCTTCGCCGGAGACCGCGGCGGCAGCCGCGGAGGTGGCGGCGCAGTTCAGGTCGCTCGTCAGCGCCGAGGATGTGGAATCCATCAAGCAGGCGCAGCACCTCAT ACTGGGGCGATTGCAAGATAGTAATGCAGTTCTCATACATTTCAACGAGTATTCTGAGCAATGCTTTGCGGAGGTGTCCAGTGACCTTGCTAGCAAAGCTCGCCTTCTCAAGTCGATGAAGGATGATCTTGACCATATTTTCATGAAGCTGAG AAGCATGAAATCAAGGTTAGCAACAACATATCCAGACGCTTTCCCTGATGGCGCGATGGCAAAGACCATGGACCAAAGACCAGATCTTGAAACTCCTCTGGAATAG
- the LOC109736225 gene encoding histone-binding protein MSI1: MPKAGGGDEEEFRAEVEERLINEEYKIWKKNTPFLYDLVITHALEWPSLTVQWLPDRTEPAGKDHSVQKMVLGTHTSDNEPNYLMLAQVQLPLDDAEADARHYDDDHADIGGFGAASGKVQIVQQINHDGEVNRARYMPQNSFIIATKTVSAEVYVFDYSKHPSKPPLDGACNPDLRLKGHNSEGYGLSWSIFKEGHLLSGSDDAQICLWDITANGKNKTLDAYQIFKFHDGVVEDVAWHLRHEYLFGSVGDDHHLLIWDMRSPAPTKPVQSVVAHQGEVNCLAFNPFNEWVVATGSTDKTVKLFDLRKIDTSLHTFDCHKEEVFQVGWSPKNETILASCCLGRRLMVWDLSRIDQEQTPEDAEDGPPELLFIHGGHTSKISDFSWNPCEDWVLASVAEDNILQIWQMAENIYHDEDDLPSDEPAKAS, encoded by the exons atgccGAAGGCCGGCGGCGGGGACGAGGAGGAGTTCCGCGCCGAGGTGGAGGAGCGGCTGATCAACGAGGAGTACAAGATCTGGAAGAAGAACACGCCCTTCCTCTACGACCTCGTCATCACCCACGCGCTCGAATGGCCCTCGCTCACCGTGCAGTGGCTCCCCGACCGCACCGAGCCCGCCGGCAAGGACCACTCCGTGCAGAAGATGGTGCTCGGCACCCACACCTCCGACAACGAGCCCAACTACCTCATGCTCGCCCAGGTCCAGCTCCCCCTCGACGACGCCGAGGCCGACGCGCGCCACTACGACGACGACCACGCCGACATCGGCGGCTTCGGGGCCGCATCCGGCAAG GTGCAAATAGTTCAACAGATAAATCATGATGGAGAAGTTAATCGGGCTCGATATATGCCCCAAAATTCATTTATTATTGCTACCAAGACAGTCAGTGCAGAAGTGTATGTCTTTGATTATAGCAAGCACCCATCAAAGCCTCCACTAGATGGTGCGTGCAATCCTGATTTACGGCTGAAGGGACACAACTCTGAAGGATATGGCCTGTCCTGGAGTATCTTTAAAGAGGGTCATTTGCTGAGTGGATCGGATGATGCTCAAATTTGCTTATGGGACATCACAGCAAATGGTAAAAATAAAACTCTCGACGCATACCAGATTTTTAAG TTTCATGATGGCGTCGTTGAAGATGTTGCTTGGCATTTGAGGCATGAATACTTATTCGGCTCAGTTGGTGATGATCATCATCTCCTAATTTGGGATATGCGTAGTCCTGCACCTACCAAGCCTGTACAGTCTGTGGTGGCACACCAGGGTGAG GTGAATTGCCTGGCTTTCAATCCTTTCAATGAATGGGTTGTTGCAACTGGTTCAACCGACAAGACTGTCAAATTATTTGATCTTCGGAAGATTGATACTTCGCTGCACACTTTTGATTGTCACAA AGAGGAAGTATTTCAAGTTGGATGGAGCCCAAAGAATGAAACTATACTTGCATCTTGTTGTCTGGGAAGGAGGCTGATGGTTTGGGATCTAAGCAG AATTGATCAGGAGCAAACACCAGAGGACGCGGAGGACGGCCCTCCTGAGCTCTTGTTCATTCATGGAGGCCACACAAGCAAAATCTCAGACTTCTCCTGGAACCCGTGTGAGGACTGGGTGCTTGCAAGCGTTGCTGAAGACAACATCCTTCAGATATGGCAGATGGCGGAGAACATCTACCATGACGAGGATGATCTTCCCAGCGATGAGCCGGCAAAGGCTTCATGA